ttatcttttattttcttataaaaagcctcatatttttatcacaaactttaatctatacatataataaatctgtaaaaaaactgtgtctgtacattgagtatattaaaaaaataataattgggtggggtttagaaacagtagtggagcacaaatccaaaaaaaaaattctgtctgtttgtctgtatgtctgtatgtctgtatgtctgtatgtctgtttgtttgtacacgctaatcttccgaactactgaacggatttcaataattttttctttgttgtatcagtattaagcctggtcaacatataggctataatttatcttcgaaacttgaagacctgatgcagaactccaacagaccaacaaaactataagagatacaaaaatggtgccatggcaaaaattgtttcttgtgatgagcattttctgctgaaataataaatttgaagatctggagcACCTGATGtgaaaccccaagagcccagcttctctgtaccatatacaggtatgacgttttagcaaaagttattcaatttcataagcactttctattgacttatacaaattgaagatctaaaacacctgatgtggaaatccaggggcccagctagactatagcatatagaggtatgactttttagcaaaagttgttcaatctgataagcactctctgttgacgtataaaaatcgaagatctggaacacctgatgtggaacttcaagagcaatactacacttgaaatgtatagaaatgaatgttatgaaataagtatggtgaatcaaaaaaagtaattggttcctcttttagataaccctaaaataatggacacgtattttttcttttctccttctcacaaacaaataataacgaagatataacacgcttgaattttgtgttaaatcactgcttagtacaaattttacatacctagatgtggcgtcacgagcccccactctccgaatttgttgcgttttatctcattattattttttacttatgtcTCTTCcggacctcgggactacagagttccgaatttttgggaggcgaacatggggccgaagccaaaacgctgaagcccttttgagacaactttaatgaaatggtgacacaaaaccgacgatcgATCCCTTTATAcaatatagaaatgaacccaaggacaatccccggtgaacgtcattaaaaaaaagacaatccccggttctgtgctatactattgctaactgtggatgaaaactacttgggctattgtgatgggatgctaatggactaggaatggggaaactacgggaactatggcacctgccgatgacaatgtattagatacatgtaaaaatggcaggtggaaactcgccagctcacttactgggcccccgggaatcagtcactgaatagcaacatgggggacagtatactctccctggagaactcagtatatacagccccgcggggtcgctacttcccgtcatcagcctcagatgtcctgcggtgcttatatttcattttattattgtcgttattatctcaagagcctttgtgacaattatgttagggtcgacttccagtcacgatgcaaatgagtaccagtgtttgacaaggcgcgactgcctatctgacctccacaacccggttacccgctcaacccaacaccccttggtaagacttactggcttctgactacccataacgactgccaagaatgttcaatgacagccggaacctacagtttaacatcccctccaaataacggtcattggtatccaaaatatacgtagaaagtaggtgcatacgaacttagaaaagttgcattgacaGGTaattgccagacctggaatcaaagacgcacgctcatacttgagagattggttctctacccactaaaccaccacgacttccactaagtcaccacgactttgtcatctcagtaatatttaatgttttttttacgtaataatacgtgtaatatttttgccacacacaacttaggtaaatgcggactaattagaatcactacttttgtccctatggtcacgtctattgcggttcagttctcagcgttttatttagtctgctgtgcttttgccgttgaagtaagtacaaaaattaaatatatggaacgtttctaatgattatgcgtattccgttgttttcaagtcaacgggcccttaaaattcagcCGACAGATAATCTTGAACTATTCCAATTGACTGTGTATGCGGCTACAGAGGAAAATGAATCCTATGCTGATGAAGCGTCAAAAGAAGAGATCGCCTAGCAGATGACATCCCACCAGGGCCCCTGTGGGCCTAATAAGAACATGAGGGAACTCATACTAGACCTCTCTGAGCTGGAGGTTGCAGTGAGGAGACTAGATCCGGATTTTAAAAGACTGGAGtgtgatatttttgttaatgtttgttaatttaatgtttaatattttaatttatgtatccTAAAATACACCAATCCTTAGGTGGTAGGAGAGTGACCACCAACAATTGCATTCCCAAAGAGGGTTGACGTCAGGCAGGCGGCCGGTCGTAAAAACACAATGCCAAATCATATAGCAATATGTCGAATGTTGAAGAGATGAGCGATAGGGCTAGGGCGTACCCCTCAGGCGACGCGCAGGGGCAGCACCCGGCCCCTGTGGGAAGTGGACAAGGGTTTTTGCACCAACCTGGGCGGGTGCAATGTAAGAAGCGAGTCCGGGAAGTAAGATTGAGGTATGCAAGTTGGAATGTAGGAACGATGACTGGAAGAGCCAGAGAGTTAGCGGATGTATTAAAGAGAAGACGAATAAATGTGGCATGTTTGCAAGAGACTAAATGGAAGGGCACGAAAGCTAGAGAAATTGGGGAAGgatacaagttttattattgtGGAAGTGATGGGAAAAGGAATGGGGTAGGCATTGTGTTAGATAAGAACTTGAAAGAAAGTGTGATAGATGTAAAGAGAGTGAATGATAGAATAAtagttgttaaaataatgtatgaaagtttgataataaatgttataagtgtGTATGCTCCTCAAGTCGGTTGTGAGGACAGGGTGAAAGAACAATTTTGGACGGATTTTGATGCAGTAATGATGAATGTGCCGACGAATGAACAGGTATTTGTGGGAGGAGACTTTAATGGCCATGTTGGCAGAATGAGAGGGAATTATGAAAGAGTGCATGGAGGGTGGGGGTTCGGTTGCCAGAACGACGAGGGTGAAGCCCTGCTACAGGCTGCTACTGCGTTTGACCTAGCAGTGGTAAATACGTGGTTTCAAAAGAACATCGAACATCTGATCACTTATAAAAGCGGTCACCACGTGACACAAATAGATTACTTTTTGGTCAGACGCAGTAGTTTAAAGAACATCAAAGACTGCAAGGTGATACCAGGCGAAGCTGTGGTCTCGCAGCACCGACCCCTAATTATGGATGTGATTTTAACTTCCTGGCCAAAAGCCAAAGAGAGACGGCCCCCCAAAATCAAATGGCATCTGTTGGGGAAGGCTGAGTTGGCCCAGGAATTTAGAAAAGTAGTGGTTGAtaagatgattgaaatgggagaaatgaatgaaaagaatgtgAATGAATGCTGGAATGAAATGGCGACGTGTATAAGGAAAGCGGCAAGAAGCATTCTAGGAGAATCAAAAGGGAATGGTGTGATAGAGAAGGAAACTTGGTGGTGGGTGGAAGAAGtgcagagtgtattaaaggaaaagaagatgaaattcaaagaatggcagcggacggaagacaatgatgatagtgaaaaagcacaaaaaaaggctgaatatgatgaatgtaagaagaaagcaaagaagattgtggctgtttcaagggcaaaagcgcacgagaagatgtatgactccctagatagcccagctggtcaaaatgacttttaccgattggttaaatctagggagaaaatgacaagagatgtatgccagataaggtgtgtaaagaatggagacggaacggtcctttcgaatgatgtggagattaaaggtaggtggaaggaatattttgaaagactgatgaatgaagaaaatgagtggagcggtgtgctccatcataaagcggtgaacgagggccttgtaagaaatgtatgtgaggatgaggtcagattagcagtgaatggaatgaaaaatggaaaagcgatagggccagatggaataccagtggaagtgtggaaattattaaagatggatggatggaaatggctggctttattcttcaataagttgttgcaagaggaaactataccagacgagtggtgcaatagtttcctggtgcccatttttaagaacaagggtgatgtgttgaattgcaacaactatagaggaataaagctaatgtcacatagtatgaaagtgtgggagaaagttattgaaaggaggctgagagaagagagtgatatcgcacgaaatcaattcggttttatgcctggtcggagtacaacggacgctatattctgtattcgccaattgtgcgaaaagtacaggggtgcacacaaaaacttgcatatggtgttcgttgacctcgagaaggcatatgaccgggtgcctcgtgaggttttgtggtgggcccttgaggagaaaggtataccagggaagtatgtgcagttgatccgaacgatgtacggcagatgccgtacagaagtccggtccgcagcgggcactaccgccagcttcagtgtaggtgttggcttacatcaggggtcggccctcagcccgtatctcttcctgcttgtaatggacgcgcttacggcagatatacgggaggaggcaccctggtgtatgcttttcgccgatgacattgttctggtgggggagagtgggccagaggtccagagtagattggaggcatggcggctgagactggagacagtgggtttaaaggtgagcaggagtaaaaccgaataccttcattgtgattttggcggtatttcgggacccatgaccataaccctagccggcatgcccctaccagtttgctccgacttccggtaccttggttcactcgtccaaagtgacggtgaggtgaacagggacgttacgcatcggatcaatactggatggatgaagtggcgacaggtaactagcgctatttgtgacccgcggatgcccctcaaactgaagggcaaaatttacaaatccgtcattagacctgtcgtcctgtatggatcggagtgttgggcattgaaaaagagggacgagaagagagtgcatgtaacagaaatgagaatgctgagatggatgtgtggtgttacaagaatggataaagtgaggaatgattacattagaggaagtctgaaagtagcgccagttacagaaaagatgagaagtagaagattgtcgtggtatggacatgtaatgaggagggatgatacgcatgcaacaaagtgtgtgctaagtatgaatgtagatggatggagaggaagaggaagacctaagaaaagatggatggattgcctgaaagatgatatgaataggaagggagtgagtgtcagtatgacgagtgacaggggaaaatggaagaaaatgacatattgcgccgaccccaagtaatatttgggaacagggcaggagaaagaaagagggcccttaaaattcaatatcagacgattcagatctttgattttgctgatcccgtagtcgctggcataagggacaggatccgcgtacgaagtcgcgggcagaagctagtataaaatatagcctttagTTTTCATCAGagttaaaaaaaacgaaagCTATGCAAactgtaaacaaaacaacatcagatttattgttttggtatttatttattttcaagcatataatttacatttttaaatattaaatataaaaataaaaaacatttaaaaatataaaaaataggttgccaccgatatcgggcacagggtccaaggtaccggtggttagggtcccagagacagaaacctcctcacaatacgtgccgtatcaaggagtactgccttctgaatcagtcccttgatccagccgcccaacgagagcctcctgaggtgttcgtcgaggctcttggctattaaaccattggccgtaacgacaatcggcacaacaacagccgtgtcgacactccacatggcgacaacctcgtgcgctaagtcgagatactttatttgtttctctttctcagctttcacaaggttctcgtcatgcggaacggcgacatcgactatcatcgcgcggcgcgctgatcgatctatcaccacaatatcaggcttattggctacaatagtcctgtcagtgatgatagatcgatcccagtacaacgtgatatggtccttttcgagaactgggtcgggcgcatacctgtagtacggtacctcaaggtctacaaggttgtattgcagagcaagctgctggtggataatcttggccacttggttatgtctgtgcaaatattcaccattagccaaacgagaacaaccagatataatatgtctgatagactcacccggatggtgacatgcccgacatatgtcaaccgtcccgtctttcacgatatatctccggtagttattcgtaaggataacttcgtccataattgcacatacaaacccttcggtttctccaaacaagtcaccgaagcgtagccaagatacggacgcattgaagtctacatcggggccatgaagagccccgaagaagcgtccgtgtagctgtttgctctgccatacctccttgcgatcatgggtagttagtaccacaggtctgcgccagttctcatttgccaacgatagcggggtgagtcctttgtccactgctaccatatcacgatgcatacccacgtcgcttttgagaagatattctctgagactgcacacctcacggttgtggagcgtctttgcatttaaaaagcctcggcctccacatttccgtgggatgtacagtctcatcaccgacgatcgtgggtgatgcattcagatttattattattatggaaGAACTAAACATTCTGTTGCGTCAGAGAAAATCACGGAACATAATCATTTGTAAGAAAAACTCTAGTGTATTTTACGCAGTGCTCGCTGTGGAATTATAAGCAGTAGTACAGTTTTGTCATGTCCTCAAAAACAACTGAATTACTGTATAGATTGCAGCTTCGAGGCGAAGTTGTGAAACCTATGGAATTTTATGACATTATCTTATGCGTAAGTTAGCAGaccagtaaataaaaaaaaaaatagaaattaaagaAGCCTGAAAAATAACTTTAGAAGCACCTTAAAATACGTCACtccccgcacccggataaaacatagcctatgtctTTTCTCCTGTAATATGTTACTATTCACTCATGCGCGAGATATCGAACATTCAACTTTTTAGAAGCAAAGTTTTGAAGAACAGGAGGTACTGTGTGACATTTAgtcaattgaaaataatatactaaaaGTGGTACTTCTCCAGTTATTCCGTGCGTATGTATAGTAGTGTTCCCTGAGGCGTGGTGCCGACACTTTTTACCTAagttttattattctatttagCGGGAAATTGCTTTTTCAGTGTTTCCCAGCTTGGATTATTGATTAGCGCTTCGAGTGTTGAGTTTCTTATGAAATATGGGAAACTATATTTCTGAGAAATACTCGTTATTTTCtggttattttgtatttgtttgaacAAAGTATTTTCCCTTTCAAACTTTATTGTGAAGGGTATCatattttcaatgtttattttctttcacgATAAAATTGcactgttatttttatgcagtatattaatattgcataaaacgATGGATAAATATTGGAGCTCACATCCAGGCTCCCGGGCTAcacgataccccttgataagactcatcatcagcctatcgcagtccactgctggacatagcctctccaagtgcacgctactgagatcgattttcggcttctcgcatccagctcctgccagccgtcttgcgcaagtcatcactccaccgtgcctgaggacgtcctacactacgtttgccgagatAAGACTGGTAGTCACATTTTCAGACTTCTCGTTATCCTCAACAGGTGATTTCATAGTATTCACAGTTCAAGTAAGAAAAAagatacaaacttagaaaagttacgtTGGTGCTTAACTAGCTTAGAATCGAACCCATCATACTTGAGAAGTTGGTGTTTTACCCACCAGACTACTACGACAGATACCAGACCACGAAGATAAAACAATACACATACTAACTCAATAACCACCTCAATAGAACTTTCTTCCCGCCCTCAGAAGCCGTTCTTTTGTATGCCTAACGTGCATATTAGAGGGCGCACTTGACCTGGAAGCCGACTGGAATAATGAGGCGTGTAGGTCATAGCTGCCTTATGTAGCAACATGCATCGCTAGCTCTTAGCAATGATTACTTTCTTGCTGCTTTTCATGGATGGTTATTATTAGAAGTGAAGCCTAGTGGTTAAAGTAGGAATgtggagttcgattccaggttaggtCATTTATGTAATGTAACAAGTCTAAGTTTTACGGACTATCGGAGGAAATATATCTTGATGCAACCCAGATTTTAAAATCTGAAATCGCCTTGAGCAAGGATGATATCGTCACGCTTAGAATTAAACCATGACTAAAACAATTTGTtgatcacaaaaaaaaaacaagcaaaataTTAACCTTTTATTAATGATAAAGACACCatgttataaacaaaaaaaaactttgtcagaagtgggattcgaacccacgccctcagaGAGGACCAGAACAACTCGACTCACGTTCAGTAAGCAAGGCATCCTTGAGTCTGGCGCCTTAGACCGCTCGGCCATCCTGACAGATGATGATTGCGTCGAAAATATCGACCACATTACATGTAATCGGTTAACCATAATGTAATcgaaaattaatacaatttatgTATGTACGAGTTGGCTCGTCACGTCAATGTAAAATGGTAGAACCGATTGAGATAAATCTTGGTACAGAGataagtagtaggtaggtaaactgaaaatataatacTTGGGAACTTTTATTCGGTTGGGAGAAGTTTTCTGGGCAGTATTAATATGTAAGTCTGAACTCTGTAGTGTGAATACTAAAAGtatcaaacaattttaattcaaaataaatgatttttcaacGGAATTTTCACGCTCAATTTTCGCAAAATAACTTTTGAGTGGAATGACATTTTAATGAAAGCACCATTTCATACGTTgcattatatgaatattttatatgttcGTTACATGAAAttctttgaataaatattgacaacattatatatatatatattgtcaATTTTGgtcattaattttacttgtaattatgtattttttagtagttAAACAACATATCGTGGAAAGTTTTTTCATCGAATTCATCTATGACTCGTTCAGTAAGTACTTTTGTGAAAACTGTAGCTTATAAAACAAGGATATTCAATGTACTAATTCATTTAAGATGCTGCCGAGTTTAATGAGAAAGAGTTATAAACGAACATAAGGTCATTTGAGTTTGTTAGACCGCGCCGTAAAAGTGTATTTTAttggaataaaaatgttataatcAAGTAATGTAATGATAACACTTAACTAGCTAACAATTACCTACGCAATTGAATCTACGCAATTACCTTCGCAAGTAATCCACAAGATACAAAACTCTTGTAGTTGCTCGTTGCTCATAGACAATTGGAACTTGACgataaaatcaaaaatgttcCCGTGCTTGAAgtgaaaaaacaaatatatatagCAAATtggttaatattaaaatgataagCTATCTGTGAGTGTTTTGAGAAGTTAcaacaagtaaataaatcaaacatttttgataacaatattaatagtaaaaaaagtgACAATTGACACGAGTACCTGTAGAAAAATGAAATTAGCTACACAGTTATGTCAAGCagagaaataaatatataaacaaaatacataaaaatactcgTAAAGATTTCCACAACAAAACCTGTTAACATTATTAACGATAATTTTGTGAGAAAAAAACAGCCGAAATGTTACGAATATTTCTAAAGCGGTAAAgggaatatttttcttaataaattcgTTGTaaggagaaaaaaataaacgttcTGATTCGAGTTATTCGTTATCGCAAATACCTTTCTTTGTCGATAtagaatttgtttttatatcaaaaatatgAGGCGAATGTTTGCTGAACGTTAGAAGTGAGGCACAATTTCTTTTTATTGCTAtttcgttttgttttgtatctgagggcacggcagtgccccagccaagactcgagcaaagcgggcacggccgtaccatcttttctcgaagcgtttcgcggctatttcagccccctgtatcttccatgtgaacaaagctaggagtttaggttttcgatgaccaagagtaagtattagaacaaactcagtctcaaaattacaagacatttgaataaatagtttacgagttatgagcgatcaaagttacaccattttgtcactgactcactcactgaccgatcatcaaaagtctaaggtacttctagcaaacttagaaccttcaaatttggcaccaagataggttattagctacatataaagggaaaattataaaaaccttaaaacttaataaaaaaataggaaacaaatttatatttgcggtttttcaagaacattgtgtatgaattttgactgcattgataactttgttatttatttatgtacaaaatgttactatttgttttattgttacgtagtggtatattgttattatgtattaaatatacaacatatgaataaaaaagctaggtttaaatgcaatgaataatgataaaatcctgcatattaatgcagtgcgataaacactgcatgctcgctcgatagatggcgttgtcctggtctaaatcgcgctatggtttcgttacatagcttagtataagtagtacttaaaaaaaaatcaaataatttcatgtgatagcgtcatctacctctgaaataaatctcttttattctaaaagatattcgattaaaaaattcgacaatttcgaaattttttaggttaaaaaaaatattgtttacgtgctactttaggtgtacatatttagtttgttatatatttagatacttgcatgtcagttaatttaatttgttatacctatacttagagaagaaagagacctacaaaaaataaattagatcccaccaaaaacattaaatgtaaaaaaagataatcctctacgcaattcctccaccgtaaaaagttttgagatcgcgtagaagccaagtcctgttctactgtatttgtaataataaatcaatattttgtgactatatcaatagttttgttctcattacaataatactgtcttggccatgagcacaagttaaaagtcgctccttgtaataatgtgtaaataccattgaattgataaattctatatggacatgattttacgattggactgattatggactgattggaatttgagatcaccatggactaaacatgcgccatagtacatgtgcagttcattgatgttggatgatactgactgtcggtcatttagtaacaattgaataaactaaaagtatttaattctgtgatattaaacttcatgcttgactttcacctctccaagatatgctgtattatatttgtagtttattgtgctcatggccaagtcaatattattgtaaagtgaacgaaacta
This genomic window from Helicoverpa zea isolate HzStark_Cry1AcR chromosome 24, ilHelZeax1.1, whole genome shotgun sequence contains:
- the LOC124642147 gene encoding craniofacial development protein 2-like; translation: MSNVEEMSDRARAYPSGDAQGQHPAPVGSGQGFLHQPGRVQCKKRVREVRLRYASWNVGTMTGRARELADVLKRRRINVACLQETKWKGTKAREIGEGYKFYYCGSDGKRNGVGIVLDKNLKESVIDVKRVNDRIIVVKIMYESLIINVISVYAPQVGCEDRVKEQFWTDFDAVMMNVPTNEQVFVGGDFNGHVGRMRGNYERVHGGWGFGCQNDEGEALLQAATAFDLAVVNTWFQKNIEHLITYKSGHHVTQIDYFLVRRSSLKNIKDCKVIPGEAVVSQHRPLIMDVILTSWPKAKERRPPKIKWHLLGKAELAQEFRKVVVDKMIEMGEMNEKNVNECWNEMATCIRKAARSILGESKGNGVIEKETWWWVEEVQSVLKEKKMKFKEWQRTEDNDDSEKAQKKAEYDECKKKAKKIPSKTHNDSSYSDLQGDSTGISFGH